In Plasmodium vinckei vinckei genome assembly, chromosome: PVVCY_13, a single genomic region encodes these proteins:
- a CDS encoding DNA-directed RNA polymerase III subunit RPC1, putative produces MANNIKIDELKALIHHKSMTKNFVKDVKNNYEIKSINFGIMSKEDIIRYSEVKILNREMYKNNSNGIPYPYGVLDLRLGAHKSNSICETCKKKLINCSGHFGYIELNYPVFHIGYYKYIIHILYCICKTCSHLLLPLEKIEFFSNLKKKKNIDDSLFKRQFFKRILNICKKVNKCYRCGSPQGVIKKIIKPSLDQFMKLKHIVKVKENGKQVIKEEDLNSLYVLKLFKNINPFYIKLLNIENPEKLIITTLIVPPNTIRPSVIIDEHGTAEDDLTCILSEIAQLNNTINNQSANGYQTNQFLGNIEFLQLQVTRFINSDSPAVSQLLATQNISKPGRGICQRLKGKEGRFRCNLSGKRVDFSSRTVISPDPNISIDEVVIPKIIAMRLTYPETVNKYNIEKLKMLIRNGSNVWPGANYIIKKNVNMNYGEGGKIGNSIIDIVKRYVKRSREVNTSFNRNINHEQNQTSSNNNFGANRISLKYANKKYLIDNLKIGDIVERHICDGDIVLFNRQPSLHRMSIMCHKARVMDYKTFRFNECVCSPYNADFDGDEMNLHVPQTEESRAEALYLMNVKHNLITPKNGEVIIALTQDFLSASYVITNKDTFLDRDLFCLLCSYFSDAKIDIELPVPAILKPKELWTGKQLISVLIKPNKSENTIINFEMKEREYSTKNGDLKYLSRDDSYVCFYKSELICGSLGKKVLGASKYGLFYYLIHNNSTQVALQIMNRFSKLSSRYFSNKGMTIGIDDVTPSRILTDKKRDLLLNGYEKVNKEIMLYNEKKMQIQPGCTLEETLEIKVKSILDDLRNDAGRTCNQYLPYLNKPLIMFNSGAKGALINIAQMIACVGQQNVSGQRIQNGFINRTLPHFNFHCKGSESRGFVQNSFYTGLNPTEFFFHTMSGREGLVDTAVKTAETGYMQRRLMKALEDLSIHYDYSVRSCDKQIIQFIYGDDALNPSYIDSNHTYMDQFDKVFNHIISISPSHTLFLYQSRKKQQDDLLENSKEIQKDNYITSDSDEETRCNKNSLNPFDSTPFSESFQRNSSFLSKIINKILEKMKEIDEDHILIPLEHDVEFVGKVLGENCNELNCDRAEESLGLSKKNQTILPSNKVKEIAYHLNQYRNIVECINILKKKSYIKNNDINNSDIVFLNEIERRYLNSKYNKMSKNIRKKIEIVNNIYIKEKNKINKIKEKLKDEYFYPSMDDSNFIKQLMRIATKEFNETDDATNKGILSKMHLYKDGNNNKNISYNQYIQNNININKNIKNEYIEIFDKISECELLYENKCYKQMIKNIIAFVSVFEIVCDVKQHYILFPYEILAWTNFLLSYVTETIPLNIYSHTNISKRENPTHQKNTKTMKIYIEEIKKWLLLKTINIYKFFKYKKGVELIKKNDYYNFVELNGKSNSYDPSYRSMIYDYSFINLKQLYIFIYFNISKYFKYISSPGDAVGSISAQSIGEPGTQMTLKTFHFAGVASMNVTLGVPRIKEIINASNVIQTPILNIPLRIKDNYNFALMMKSKLEKTSIRDICEYIKEIYCPKGIFISIKFNEDLIQKLFLNINAYTIRDVILKQTHISKIKINKIYIDVINNYKLHISIKNDEFIFFQIESLKKGLLDLLVYGDKDIKRCIIKKEEVEVTDDEGEENNDNELENKINPFINNTQNMFDTKTVKQTTDCNENNLEKEEQHMKVEKVENVIDPSNNQLKEDHNYAKQFENEQIKIDQKSVKQYDGDSPTFCDTSSKDDEQMIDLSTVNLDTLNFDEINVENINDDKIEMYDEEYYDSSNGLKDKDNYYQKKQKKKKKKTQYSILVEGNALNYILGLEGVDFKHIISNHVINVFQVLGIEAARVTIINEIKKCIEAYSIDIDIRHIMLLADIMAFTGEILGINRFGIQKARQSTLMLASFEETNEHLFVSSFFKNNDEINNISESIIVGKNIPIGTGSFELLYDYKQPNEQKNLTLLERAERELKNN; encoded by the exons ATGGCAAACAATATAAAGATCGATGAACTAAAGGCACTTATCCATCATAAGAGTATGACGAAGAATTTTGTAAAGGAtgtgaaaaataattatgaaataaaaagtataaattTTGGAATTATGAGTAAAGAAGATATAATAAGATATTCTGaagttaaaatattaaatagagagatgtataaaaataatagcaaTGGTATACCTTATCCATATGGTGTATTAGATTTAAGGTTAGGAGCACATAAAAGTAATTCTATATGTGAaacatgtaaaaaaaaattaataaattgttCAGGACATTTTGGTTATATAGAATTAAATTATCCTGTTTTTCATATtggatattataaatatattattcatatattatattgtatatGTAAAACATGTTcgcatttattattaccattagaaaaaattgaatttttttctaacttaaaaaaaaaaaaaaatattgatgattcactttttaaaagacaattttttaaaagaatattaAACATCTGTAAGAAAGTTAACAAATGCTATAGATGTGGAAGTCCACAAGgtgttattaaaaaaataataaaaccaAGTTTGGATCAATTCatgaaattaaaacatatcGTTAAAGTAAAAGAGAATGGAAAACAAGTTATAAAGGAAGAAGATTTAAATagtttatatgtattaaaattatttaaaaatataaatccattttatataaaattattaaatatagaaaatccAGAAAAACTTATTATTACTACATTGATAGTACCACCAAATACAATAAGACCATCAGTAATTATAGATGAGCATGGTACAGCAGAAGATGATTTAACATGTATATTATCAGAAATTGcacaattaaataatactaTAAATAATCAATCAGCTAATGGTTATCAAACTAATCAATTTCTAGGAAACATtgaatttttacaattacAAGTTACTAGATTTATAAATAGTGATTCACCAGCTGTTTCTCAACTATTAGCAACCCAAAATATTTCGAAACCAGGTAGAGGAATATGTCAAAGATTAAAAGGGAAAGAAGGTAGATTTAGATGTAACTTGTCAGGAAAAAGGGTTGACTTTTCAAGTAGGACTGTCATATCTCCTGATCCAAACATTTCAATAGATGAGGTGGTTATACCTAAGATAATAGCAATGAGATTAACTTATCCTGAAActgttaataaatataatatagaaaaattaaaaatgctAATAAGAAATGGTTCGAATGTTTGGCCAGGGgctaattatattataaaaaaaaatgttaatatgAATTATGGTGAAGGTGGGAAAATTGGAAATTCAATTATAGATATAGTAAAACGTTATGTTAAAAGGAGTAGAGAAGTAAATACAAGCTTtaatagaaatataaatcatgaacaaaatcaaactagtagtaataataattttggtGCAAATAGAATTAgtttaaaatatgcaaataaaaaatatttaattgataatttaaaaattggtGATATAGTAGAAAGACATATATGTGATGGTgatattgtattatttaatagaCAACCATCTTTACATCGTATGTCAATTATGTGTCATAAAGCTCGAGTTATGGATTATAAAACATTTCGTTTTAATGAATGTGTATGTAGTCCATATAATGCAGACTTTGATGGAGATGAGATGAATTTACATGTACCTCAAACAGAAGAATCTAGAGCAGAAGCTTTATATCTAATGAATGtaaaacataatttaattacTCCAAAGAATGGGGAAGTAATTATTGCTTTAACACAAGATTTTTTATCTGCTTCTTATGTGATTACAAATAAAGATACATTTCTTGATAGggatttattttgtttattgtGCTCCTATTTTTCAGATGCAAAAATTGATATTGAATTACCTGTACCAGCAATATTAAAACCAAAGGAATTATGGACAGGGAAACAATTAATAAGTGTTTTAATAAAACCAAataaaagtgaaaatacaataataaattttgaaatgAAAGAAAGAGAATATTCAACAAAAAATGGagatttaaaatatttatcacGAGATGATTCTTatgtttgtttttataaatcaGAATTAATTTGTGGGTCATTAGGAAAAAAGGTTCTTGGTGCATCTAAATATggacttttttattatttaatacataataattcaaCTCAAGTGGCAttacaaataatgaatcgattttcaaaattaagTAGTcgatatttttcaaataaaggTATGACTATTGGTATTGATGATGTAACGCCATCTCGTATATTAACTGATAAAAAGAGAGACTTACTTTTAAATGGATAtgaaaaagtaaataaagaaataatgctttataatgaaaaaaaaatgcaaatacAACCAGGATGTACATTAGAAGAAACATTAGAAATTAAAGTAAAAAGTATTTTAGATGATTTACGTAATGATGCAGGTAGAACATGTAATCAATATTTaccatatttaaataaaccTTTAATTATGTTTAATTCTGGAGCAAAAGGTgcattaataaatatagcaCAAATGATTGCATGTGTCGGACAGCAAAATGTATCGGGGCAAAGAATACAAAATGGATTTATTAATAGAACATTACcacattttaattttcattgTAAAGGATCAGAAAGTAGAGGGTTTGTTCaaaattctttttataCAGGATTAAATCCAAccgaatttttttttcatacaATGTCAGGAAGAGAAGGATTAGTAGATACAGCTGTCAAAACTGCTGAAACTGGTTATATGCAAAGAAGACTTATGAAAGCGTTAGAGGATTTATCTATACATTATGATTATTCGGTTAGATCATGtgataaacaaattatacaatttatatatggaGATGATGCATTAAACCCATCATACATTGATAGTAATCATACATATATGGATCAATTTGATAAAGTTTTTAATCATATAATTTCGATATCTCCTAGtcatacattatttttatatcaatcACGAAAAAAGCAACAAGATGATTTATTAGAAAATTCTAAAGAAATACAAAaagataattatattactaGCGATTCAGATGAGGAAACAagatgtaataaaaattctttGAACCCATTTGATTCTACTCCATTTTCAGAAAGTTTTCAAAGAAATTCATCTTTcttatcaaaaataattaacaaaattttggaaaaaatgaaagaaataGATGAAGATCACATACTTATACCTTTGGAGCATGATGTAGAGTTTGTTGGGAAAGTTCTTGGTGAAAATTGTAACGAACTAAATTGTGATAGAGCCGAAGAAAGTTTAGGTttatctaaaaaaaatcaaacaaTACTTCCATCAAATAAGGTTAAAGAAATAGCATATCATCTTAACCAGTACAGAAACATTGTTGAAtgtataaacatattaaaaaaaaaatcgtatataaaaaataatgatataaataatagtgaTATAGTATTTTTGAATGAAATAGAACGAAGATATTTAaatagtaaatataataaaatgagtaaaaatattagaaaaaaaattgaaattgttaataatatatatataaaagaaaagaataaaataaataaaataaaagaaaaattaaaagatgaatatttttatccatCAATGGATGATTCGAATTTCATCAAGCAGTTAATGAGGATTGCAACAAAAGAATTTAATGAAACAGATGATGCAACAAACAAAGGAATACTATCTAAAatgcatttatataaagatgggaataataataagaatatttcttataatcaatatatacaaaataatataaacattaataaaaatataaaaaatgaatatatagaaatatttgATAAGATAAGTGAGTgtgaattattatatgagaATAAATGTTACAAACAAatgattaaaaatattatagcaTTTGTTAGTGTTTTTGAAATAGTATGTGATGTTAAAcaacattatatattatttccatatgaaatattagCATGgacaaattttttattaagttATGTTACTGAAACAATtcctttaaatatttattctcacacaaatatatcaaaaagagaaaatcCAAcacatcaaaaaaatacaaaaactatgaaaatatatattgaagaaataaaaaaatggctATTATTAAAgactataaatatatacaaattttttaaatataaaaaaggtgttgaattaattaaaaaaaatgattattataattttgtagaACTAAATGGAAAATCTAATTCTTATGATCCATCTTATAGATCTATGATATATgattattcatttataaatttaaaacagttatatatatttatttattttaatatttccaAATATTTCAAGTATATATCATCTCCTGGAGATGCAGTCGGATCAATTTCTGCGCAATCAATTGGTGAGCCTGGTACACAAATGACTTTAAAAACTTTTCATTTTGCTGGGGTAGCTAGTATGAATGTTACTCTTGGTGTACCAcgtataaaagaaataataaatgcatCGAATGTAATTCAAACTCCAATATTAAACATCCCTTTACGTATAAaagataattataattttgctTTAATGATGAAATCGAAACTTGAAAAAACATCAATAAGAGATATatgtgaatatataaaagaaatttatTGTCCTAAaggtatatttatatctataaaatttaatgaagatcttatacaaaaattatttttaaatattaatgcaTATACTATTAGAGAtgttatattaaaacaaacacatattagtaaaattaaaataaacaaaatatatattgatgttataaataactataaattacatatttctataaaaaatgatgaatttatattttttcaaatcgAATCATTGAAAAAGGGTTTATTAGATTTGTTAGTATATGGCGATAAAGATATCAAGCGATGTATAATCAAAAAAGAGGAAGTTGAAGTAACAGATGATGAAGgggaagaaaataatgacaatgaattagaaaacaaaataaatccatttataaataatacacaAAATATGTTTGACACTAAAACGGTGAAACAAACAACCGATTGTAATGAAAACAATTTGGAAAAGGAAGAACAACATATGAAAGTAGAAAAAGTAGAAAATGTGATAGATCCATCGAACAATCAATTGAAAGAGGATCATAATTACGCAAAACAATTTGAAAATgagcaaataaaaatagaccAAAAAAGTGTAAAACAATATGATGGTGATAGTCCCACTTTCTGTGATACCAGCTCAAAAGATGACGAGCAAATGATTGACCTCAGCACAGTCAACCTTGATACCTTAAACtttgatgaaataaatgttgaaaatataaatgatgataaaattgaaatGTATGATGAAGAATATTATGATTCATCAAATGGTTTAAAGGATAAAgataattattatcaaaaaaagcaaaaaaaaaaaaaaaaaaaaacacaataTTCAATATTAGTCGAAGGAAATGCCctaaattatattcttGGTTTAGAGGGTGTCGATTTCAAGCATATTATATCAAATCATGTCATTAATGTTTTTCAG GTATTAGGAATCGAAGCAGCAAGAGTAactataataaatgaaattaaaaaatgtattgaAGCATATAGTATTGACATAGACATACGACATATCATGTTGTTAGCTGACATAATGGCCTTCAC aggAGAGATTTTAGGTATAAACAGATTTGGTATACAAAAGGCCCGTCAAAGTACATTAATGTTGGCATCATTTGAAGAAACAAATGAGCATTTGTTtgtttcatcattttttaaaaataacgacgaaattaataatattagtgAAAGTATAATAgtaggaaaaaatattccaaTCGGAACTGGTTCATTCGAGCTCCTTTATGATTACAAACA GCCCAATGAACAGAAAAATTTAACTTTACTGGAACGAGCAGAAAGAGAactgaaaaataattaa
- a CDS encoding transcriptional regulatory protein sir2 homologue, putative, whose product MDKSMMDSMTKDTEDITMEKLAEIIKSSKYVVALTGSGTSAESNIPSYRGSNDSIWSKYDLKIYGTIDGFMKYPEKIWEIIKEMSDYKIELNPGHTALSELENLGYLKSIITQNVDGLHEASGNTKVLPMHGNIFEALCCTCNKIIQLNKTMLQKTSDFMQQLPPKCPCGGIYKPNTVLFGESIAENLIKEAEDELTKCDLVLVIGTSSTVSTGTMLCYLATKKNKKIVEINVEKTCITNRMSDYHLLAKFSELANLIKILKEEK is encoded by the coding sequence ATGGACAAATCAATGATGGATAGCATGACGAAGGATACGGAAGATATTACAATGGAGAAACTTGctgaaataataaaaagcaGCAAGTATGTAGTTGCCTTGACAGGGTCTGGAACATCAGCAGAAAGTAACATACCAAGTTATCGAGGTTCAAATGATTCTATATGGAGTAAATACGatctaaaaatatatggaacTATTGATGGATTTATGAAATATccagaaaaaatatgggaaataataaaagagaTGTCCGATTATAAAATAGAATTAAATCCTGGACATACAGCTTTATCAGAATTAGAAAATTTAGGATATTTAAAATCTATAATTACACAAAATGTTGATGGATTACATGAAGCAAGTGGTAATACAAAAGTACTTCCTATGCACGGTAATATTTTCGAAGCTTTATGTTGTAcatgtaataaaataatacaattaaataaaacaatgtTACAAAAAACATCGGATTTTATGCAACAATTACCACCTAAATGTCCATGTGGTGGAATATATAAACCAAACACGGTTTTATTTGGAGAAAGTATAGcagaaaatttaataaaggAAGCTGAAGATGAATTAACAAAATGCGATTTGGTACTAGTTATCGGAACATCTTCCACTGTATCAACAGGTACTATGTTATGTTATCTTGccactaaaaaaaataaaaaaattgttgaaataaatgtagaaaaaaCATGTATAACGAATAGAATGTCTGACTATCACTTACTCGCAAAGTTTAGTGAGCTAGCCAATTTgatcaaaatattaaaagaagagaaataa
- a CDS encoding transcriptional regulatory protein sir2 homologue, putative, which yields MLDENEMGNLMIYGMKKDTEDITMEKLAKIIKRSKYVVALTGSGTSAESNIPSFRGSNDSIWSKYDPKIYGTIWGFWKYPEKIWEVIKDISSDYEIGLNPGHVALSKLENLGYLKSIITQNIDGLHEESGNTKVIPLHGNIFEALCCTCNKIVQLNKIMLQKTSHFMHQLPPECPCGGIFKPNIVLFGEVISKDLLKEAEDEITKCDLLLVIGTSSTVSTATNLCYFASKKKKKIIEINVEKTYITNRMSDYHLLAKFSELANLIKILKEEK from the coding sequence ATGCTTGACGAAAACGAGATGGGGAACTTAATGATATATGGCATGAAGAAGGACACGGAAGATATTACAATGGAGAAACTTgctaaaataataaaaagaagcAAGTATGTAGTTGCCTTGACAGGGTCTGGAACATCAGCAGAAAGTAACATACCAAGTTTTCGAGGTTCAAATGATTCTATATGGAGTAAATATGACCCCAAAATATATGGAACTATTTGGGGATTTTGGAAATATccagaaaaaatatgggaAGTAATAAAAGACATATCATCCGATTATGAAATAGGATTGAATCCTGGACATGTAGCTTTATCaaaattagaaaatttAGGATATTTAAAATCTATAATTACACAAAATATTGATGGATTACATGAAGAAAGTGGTAATACAAAAGTAATTCCTTTGCAtggtaatatttttgaagcCTTATGCTGTAcatgtaataaaatagtacaattaaataaaataatgttacAAAAAACTTCGCACTTTATGCATCAATTACCACCTGAATGCCCATGTGGTGGAATATTTAAACcaaatattgttttatttggaGAAGTTATTTCAAAAGATTTATTAAAGGAAGCTGAAGATGAAATAACTAAATGTGATTTACTATTAGTTATTGGAACATCTTCCACTGTATCAACAGCTACTaatttatgttattttgccagtaaaaaaaaaaaaaaaattattgaaataaatgtagaaaaaacatatataacgAATAGAATGTCTGATTATCATTTACTCGCAAAGTTTAGTGAGTTAGCCAATTTgatcaaaatattaaaagaagaaaaataa